In Cydia fagiglandana chromosome 3, ilCydFagi1.1, whole genome shotgun sequence, the following are encoded in one genomic region:
- the LOC134680432 gene encoding formin-A-like: MSSKYPPYPPYEPTPAPPSVADAIDAGHSLSVQHKSVFRPSVYPVPKPARPKTPKVTDVKMSRRAMRAHACCLRRHGAVLTDRLERLAKPRRRNIIYLWREHAELLPPETIERFRNMLSADEPFKPDQAYEYFITCRKAKKRNAAHCSLVKKDTHAVVTDKRFLWARNATVAFARGIQQRLSRPGRYTLADGMLRLSNVILDETCGYMKMRTPSRRCTNSKAKFMMEMSDKIAVWIDEILSESDDRMLMMDFDEDDEVERSILDESRPPVSVVPSTMTVLAAPDAADTAAGSGSPSPVAPVAVPGAASPPPQPATTGDTNPPPPQPATTGDTNPPPPQPATTGDTNPPPPPAPANILFPGRWSAGGGDDFADDFLNMMGEEIGHSTSAKIGSNNASLETVLKMQVTDRPESTAPT; the protein is encoded by the exons ATGAGTT CCAAGTATCCGCCGTACCCGCCCTACGAGCCCACCCCCGCCCCGCCCTCCGTGGCCGATGCCATCGACGCTGGCCACAGCTTGAGTGTGCAGCACAAATCTGTGTTCCGCCCGTCGGTGTACCCGGTGCCAAAACCTGCTAGGCCAAA AACACCCAAAGTAACCGATGTGAAGATGTCCCGTCGCGCCATGAGGGCGCACGCTTGCTGCCTTCGTCGCCACGGTGCGGTGCTCACCGACCGCCTCGAGAGGCTGGCCAAGCCGCGCCGGCGCAACATCATCTACTTGTGGCGAGAACATGCGGAATTATTGCCGCCTGAAACA ATAGAACGGTTTCGGAACATGCTCAGCGCGGACGAGCCGTTCAAACCCGACCAGGCGTATGAATACTTCATCACTTGCCGCAAAGCTAAGAAGAGGAATGC GGCTCACTGCAGCCTCGTAAAGAAGGACACGCACGCGGTGGTGACGGACAAGCGCTTCTTGTGGGCGCGTAATGCGACCGTGGCGTTCGCGCGCGGCATCCAACAGAGATTGTCCCGCCCCGGACGGTACACGCTAGCTGACGG GATGCTACGCCTGTCCAATGTGATTTTGGACGAAACATGCGGATACATGAAAATGAGGACTCCATCTCGACGATGTACCAATTCTAAGGCTAAATTTATGATGGAAATGTCCGATAAG ATTGCAGTTTGGATTGATGAGATACTATCAGAATCTGATGATCGAATGTTAATGATGGACTTTGATGAGGACGATG aagtGGAAAGGAGCATACTAGATGAAAGCAGACCTCCGGTCTCCGTGGTCCCTTCAACTATGACGGTCCTCGCTGCGCCGGATGCCGCTGATACTGCTGCCGGAAGCGGCTCCCCCAGCCCCGTGGCTCCAGTCGCGGTCCCAGGAGCAGCAAGTCCACCGCCACAACCTGCCACCACAGGGGATACAAACCCACCACCGCCACAACCTGCCACCACAGGGGATACAAACCCACCACCGCCACAACCTGCCACCACAGGGGATACAAACCCACCACCGCCACCGGCGCCAGCCA ACATACTGTTCCCAGGCAGATGGTCAGCAGGCGGCGGCGATGATTTTGCAGATGATTTTCTTAACATGATGGGCGAA gAAATTGGGCACTCTACGTCAGCTAAAATCGGCTCCAATAACGCTAGCTTAGAAACAGTCCTAAAAATGCAAGTCACCGATAGACCAGAATCTACAGCTCCTACTTGA